One part of the Rutidosis leptorrhynchoides isolate AG116_Rl617_1_P2 chromosome 1, CSIRO_AGI_Rlap_v1, whole genome shotgun sequence genome encodes these proteins:
- the LOC139839927 gene encoding uncharacterized protein produces MNGTFEARDPTMQKYLRLAEEMANSFEFFSITQVPRSMNKKADALSKLVTSVFSHFSKDVWVEILSQKSTDVVQEVAPVEEVGTWMSPIIAYLMNGTLLADGAAARKIRMKAPLYMLREGVLLKKSFTEPLLRCIGPNEAETIVREVHEGTCGIHAGFRTVVRKIMRL; encoded by the exons ATGAATGGGACGTTTGAAGCTAGAGATCCGACCATGCAAAAATATTTAAGATTAGCGGAAGAAATGGCCAACAGTTTCGAGTTTTTCTCAATCACGCAAGTGCCACGGTCCATGAACAAAAAGGCCGACGCGCTCAGTAAACTTGTAACCAGCGTGTTCAGTCACTTTTCCAAGGACGTTTGGGTGGAGATCCTAAGTCAAAAATCCACTGACGTGGTACAG GAAGTGGCCCCCGTGGAGGAGGTCGGGACATGGATGAGTCCCATCATTGCGTATCTTATGAACGGGACCTTGCTGGCTGACGGGGCAGCAGCACGAAAGATTCGTATGAAAGCACCTTTGTACATGCTTAGGGAGGGAGTTCTACTCAAGAAATCCTTTACGGAACCACTTTTAAGGTGTATCGGTCCGAATGAAGCAGAAACAATCGTGAGGGAGGTGCATGAAGGGACTTGTGGCATACACGCAGGGTTTAGGACCGTTGTGCGAAAGATAATGCGGTTATGA